The genomic region CTGCAGTTTAAATTAATGTAAAGTAGAATATCGATTGTATTATAAGTTGAGcagttgggttttgtttttttaagatTTGGGTTACTGGGTTTTTTTGTAAGAACTTGACTACTCAGGATGAGTATGAATTCCTATTCAAAACTCTTGATGTTTTAATCATAGAGCTATGTGTTTATGATCAAAACCGTTCATACAAGATCATAtctgtaaaaaataaattaaaactaggtaatctattgtagcaaatacatagacggtttgtaatacttttaccaatatcattcatttgtttttaaacaattttacgattaaacgaccttagttttaattaatttcttgcaAAGACGATCTTTATatggtgatttataatatgaacggttctgattatatacacgaagttctataaatagacaacgaacaattttgagaaattttgagcagaagttcctactcatctttaaTTAGCCATTGTTCTTCTTATAATTGCTTTTGTTGGGTGCGTTCAATTTGTGTTTGTAATGATGTCTATGTTTTTAGCTTCTTTAGGCTCATTTGGTGTCTAGGTATTGTTGGATTGGACAACGAACTAGATTTTGTGTATATAAGCACGAAATGGACGTTAACTTCCAAATCTTGTCCAAGTTGAAGGGAGAAGATGAATTGGTTATGAAAACAACTTATCCCTTCCGCCTTTGTAGAATTGGGAGGAATAAGTTTTCTTCGTGAATAAATCCATCTTTAAGTCGGACATGATTTGGAAGTTGACGTCCATTCTCTAGATCCGAGTTCGGATTTTCGATCATTTCTATAAGATGTGGTTAACGGAACATTCTCCGGTTGATAGAGTTCAGCTACTGCTGAATTATATGGTGAGGTACTTATTAACTCTGATTCTGTTTTTTGTTGCAGCTTGTAAGAATGGAAGACACCTTCCTGTTTACTTCGGAGTCCGTGAACGAGGGACACCCCGATAAACTCTGTGATCAGATTTCTGATGCAGTGCTCGACGCCTGCCTCGAACAAGACCCCGACAGCAAAGTTGCCTGCGAGACTTGCACCAAGACGAACATGGTCATGGTCTTCGGAGAGATTACAACCAAAGCCAAAGTGGACTACGAGAAGATTGTGCGAGACACCTGCCGTACAATTGGATTTGTTTCAGATGATGTTGGTCTTGATGCTGACAACTGCAAGGTCTTGGTTAACATCGAGCAACAGAGCCCTGATATCGCCCAGGGCGTTCACGGCCACTTGACCAAGCGGCCTGAGGAGATTGGTGCGGGTGACCAGGGTCACATGTTTGGTTATGCCACTGATGAGACCCCTGAGCTTATGCCTCTGAGCCATGTTCTTGCCACCAAGCTTGGTGCCCGTCTCACTGAAGTTCGCAAGAATGGAACCTTGCCGTGGCTGAGACCTGATGGCAAGACGCAAGTCACTGTTGAATACTACAATGACCATGGCGCTATGGTTCCAATCCGTGTCCACACGGTTCTCATTTCAACTCAGCATGACGAAACTGTTACCAACGACGAGATTGCTGCTGACCTCAAAGAGCATGTTATCAAGCCTGTTGTTCCTGAGAAGTACCTAGACGAGAAGACTATTTTCCATCTCAACCCATCAGGTCGATTTGTCATTGGTGGACCGCACGGTGATGCTGGCCTCACTGGCCGCAAAATCATCATTGACACCTACGGTGGTTGGGGAGCTCATGGTGGTGGTGCCTTCTCCGGCAAGGACCCTACCAAGGTAGACAGGAGTGGTGCCTACATTGTTAGGCAGGCTGCTAAGAGCATTGTCGCCAATGGTCTTGCTCGCAGGTGCATAGTGCAGGTCTCGTATGCCATTGGTGTTCCCGAGCCACTATCAGTGTTTGTTGACAGTTATGGCACCGGAAAGATTCCTGACAAGGAGATTCTTAAACTAGTAAAGGAGAACTTTGATTTCAGGCCCGGGATGATTGCGATTAACCTCGATCTCAAGCGGGGCAGGTACTTGAAAACGGCTGCTTACGGACACTTCGGTAGGGATGACCCTGACTTCTCATGGGAAGTGGTGAAGCCATTGAAGTGGGAAAAGCCCCAAGAGTAGAACAAGTGCTTTTCCTCTCTGCTTGCAGTTGATCAATAATCTGCTTCTTCCGAGCAGCCGGTTTTCGAAATCAAGAGTcttgcttttgctttttcttgTAATTGTCTTTCCCTTATCTTTTTTTCCACTtgaaatatttcaatttggcATGTTTGGATCACATTATACAAGATGTATTGAATTCTGAGTCTTGGTGTATGAAAACATATAGAAAAAAAGCTGGTTTCTTATTAGCTGCAAGGCAACTTCAATGTGTTATTGCAtttgtttggtaaaaaaaaaatcaaaattatgatACATTATTATTAAGCTAAGGAATTAACGGATTTGAATCTTATGCGGATTTTTCATATTCTATTAATTATATCAGATTCGAATTTTTGTTACTTCTTGTGGCATTGCTTACACTATTTTTCCTTGGCTTTTGAGCCAAAATGGTTCTtgaaatttgcataacatatcacTTTGGtgcttgagattgaaaatcaatagaaatggtccttgagattgtccaccatccattattttggtccttccgttaagTGTCCCAAAGCTCTTGCccgaaagtttgggcaattttcaaagcttcataacttaatcgtttcttaaccaaatttgacccataatatattaaagtgaagataggaaagtgtagaacaagattataccatttggaagcccaatgattgccggagatagccgaaaaatagcctgaaaggtgactggtctgcgagaaaactggaaaactcgccgaaaACTAGGTAAAATTTAAACGTTTATAACTTCTTCTACCCaatgaaattgagtgattcaaaaacgaaaataatacttcttgacAAGACGAAGAGCATGGTACCTTTTTCGATGGATaaatcgccgtggtttggccggaaaacagctTAAAAGTGGCTGTCTTGGTCTTGAGTTAGCCACTTACACTGTTTTTCCTCTTTGTTTGTTCTCTTCCTCGGTGAGGTTTGGTTTTACGTTCTCCTCATATGTATTTATCTATTATAAAAGAACATAGGTGTTCCTTTGGTCATCTGATGACAAAGAAATATATGATCACTTACCATTGAATTTGACATCAAGGGTGGAGAACACATGGATGTActttaattgttttagtttTGTTATAGCATCTATAATGGCCTCCAGTTTAGATGGACAGCCCGGCAAATAGACAATCTCAACTCTTGatatcaaatctaacggtaggTGACCATGTATTGTTCCTTACTCACAAGGCGACCAAGAAAACGAGACGGGGGCAATTTCATCCACCAAATTTGAAGAGCAAATCACTCTGTACATAAACCCCCTactgttttgggtttttcacaAAC from Pyrus communis chromosome 9, drPyrComm1.1, whole genome shotgun sequence harbors:
- the LOC137744931 gene encoding S-adenosylmethionine synthase 2-like, translating into MEDTFLFTSESVNEGHPDKLCDQISDAVLDACLEQDPDSKVACETCTKTNMVMVFGEITTKAKVDYEKIVRDTCRTIGFVSDDVGLDADNCKVLVNIEQQSPDIAQGVHGHLTKRPEEIGAGDQGHMFGYATDETPELMPLSHVLATKLGARLTEVRKNGTLPWLRPDGKTQVTVEYYNDHGAMVPIRVHTVLISTQHDETVTNDEIAADLKEHVIKPVVPEKYLDEKTIFHLNPSGRFVIGGPHGDAGLTGRKIIIDTYGGWGAHGGGAFSGKDPTKVDRSGAYIVRQAAKSIVANGLARRCIVQVSYAIGVPEPLSVFVDSYGTGKIPDKEILKLVKENFDFRPGMIAINLDLKRGRYLKTAAYGHFGRDDPDFSWEVVKPLKWEKPQE